TGCTTATCGACTAGCTGTGGCCTTTCGGACTAAATTCCCAGAAAAGTTCTGTCCAAGCAATTAAGGCAACAACATGTGGTTGGCATCTATTACTTGGTGTCGCGACCAAACAGAATACTAAACAGAATACATGTACCTCCATTTCCACTGCAATTTAGTAGGCACCTCACATACGCACGGTCTACTCCACATGTGTTGCTTGGCTCTTTGCCTCGGTAGATTATTGTGGATAAGCTCTTGTACCCTGTCGTATGTTGTTACAAATTCATTGTTGATGTTACACAAGAATAATTATCTCTTGTGTAGTATTGCCTGAATGTATCGTCGAGTTGCTGGTTTATGACTAGAATGTGACTTATATTGTGTATTAGCTTAGAGTCTTTATATACataaaaaatcaaactAATTGTAACTACTAGACTACTTAGTTGGGAAAATAACGGGGTCGGGACCGGGTCCCGTCTCCGGAGGCTGGAGGCAAAGATCGATATCAGAGGGAGTCCCGTCAAGATACTTATATACAAGGGTCAAGGCACTTGGCAATCACTCAGCAACTGCCGCCTCTTATATAACTACATCTacctatttatattctctACATATTCAATGTTGGTGGTGTCTGCTGACTCTGCCTGTGCTAACCGTGGGCACCACTGTGGATTCcatgaaattgaagaacCTTGCTGCATAGTCGTCAGGTCTCATACAACTAAGAGTGGTGGGATCATGGAGCAATCCCAGTGCTGTTCTCTTCAGAGCTTGTGGTTTGTTATAGGGTCTCAAAATGTCAATGATTCCCATTACACTCTTTCTACTCTTATCGTACTTACCAACCAGCATGGAGTAGTCGAAGATGTTATTTCTCTTCAGGAATGCAACATCATTCATCATCTGGATCACGACCtttgttctttcttcatcattCATGTGAATAGCCTCCTTGTGTTTCATCCACTCAATGTCTTTGTACACGAACCGACCAACATTGTCTGTGTTTTCGTCAACGGCTCGATTGTACGTAGACCCCTTGAGATCATAGACTCTATCAACCTGACTGTGTCCTGAGAAcaaattcttcatcacAACGAAATGAGTTCGCTTGCCATTATTTTCGTGGGTATAGTGACCAAGGAATACTGGCAAAAGACTATTCTTATGTCGCTCAAGGTGCTTAACATATGAGGGTAACAAGTCAATCAGCACCTTGTGTTCAGAACTGGGAATTGTCTTAATGATGTACTTACCATCTTCAGTGTAGAACAAATCGGAACCAGATCTACCAGGAGACTTGatagcaatagcagcagaattCAAGTCAAATGCGCTTAGGTAGTCGCTGGTTCTAATTCCCTGTCGTTTACGAATGGTATTAAACAGATCTTGCGAATGTCCCTCAACTGTACCACCAGCCACAGCGTGAATTGTGGGAGAAGAGGTATGGCTCACACCAGGAGCCAAACTAGTGCGGACGCATCTGTAAACACcatcaaagaaaatggtgGTTCGCATTGATCTAGTCGgtgtttttttctattaCGAACGTTTGGTTGTAATTGGGATACTTACCTTTTGCTGGTGTGAGCTGGTAGGACGAGTTCCTTGTGTATCACGAGGGTTAGTAGAACTTTTGGTGGCAGAAGGCACTCGCTTTTGAGCGCGAGGTTCTCCTGCCGTTTCCCAAGTGGATAACCTCCCACTCAAGTGAGACTCTACTTCCTTGATGGATTCAGTACTGACAGTCTCACCAAGGGTAAGAACAAAGTTAAGATGCTTCTCTACTCCTCTAATGGCTCTCCATAACTCTACTTCGGAGCGGTCAATCTGACCTCTAGCAATCGCAATGGTTTCATTGAGATCTGCTATAGCAGACGTTACAGTAAACCAAGTACTGGATTGAGACAGGCGTGCTTTCCGAACAAGCTCCTGAGTCTTCTTCTCACAGAGCTTCTCACAGACATAGGTGTTGCAGTAGCCTTTACTCTCCAGGTACTTGACAGCCAATTCATTGGCAGAGTGAAACTTACTTTGTACTGAGCGGTCCCATAGGGGCTGTGGAATGTGTACCTCAGGTAAAAGGTAAGAGCATGTATAAAGGTTATCTGTGAATTTGATTAGGTTGCGAGCCATGTATCGCACCGGTCTCGCATAGTTTGCGAATGAGCGTCGAAGGGGTATATCGTAGTGATACATCTTGCAGTGTTACGTAATACGTGTGGGGAGAAAGAGATTGTAAACAAAGCGAAAACAACACCACATTTATACTCAGGGGCATTACTGCACGTGATTACGTGCATAGATTTGGGATCGGTGGCCAGGCGATGGATCTTCACATGCTGCATATGTACGGTTATGCTAGATAAGGCAcgataagataagaaaaaGATCTGGCCAGCGTTCTAATCTTAGTTCCCAAAGTTTATAATTTCACTACAAACAGAGGGTGTGTTGAAACTAGGGCCATAACTGTATGTGATATGCTTTCTAAAGAAGAACCTAGCTAATCTCCAGCATAATCTGCTCTTCACGACGCAATAGACTGGCTAGAATCGGTTTAGCCCGACTTGCGTAGGCCAACTCAGTGCGGCCCAACCCTGCCCTGTCCAACAAGAGCCAGTTGAGCCTGCTGGATTGTCGAGCACAATTTTTTAAACCACAAAACATATCAATTGTTAGACACAAATAattctatatatattggtATCCTGAGCATTACTCCTCTGTGAGGTCATAACTCGCAAGATTGAGGTCCAAATCTTCACCAGTGTCATGAAGGTCGCAACATGTATGAGGTGTGCAGGGTATCCCAGTCTCAGTGGTCTAAGAATGTTTCAGCCGAGTTTCAGGCAGCAGGCGTACTAAATCCAATAACCAGCTGCAGCAAGGGCTACGCTTGG
The Sugiyamaella lignohabitans strain CBS 10342 chromosome A, complete sequence genome window above contains:
- the MSS4 gene encoding 1-phosphatidylinositol-4-phosphate 5-kinase (Phosphatidylinositol-4-phosphate 5-kinase; involved in actin cytoskeleton organization and cell morphogenesis; multicopy suppressor of stt4 mutation; GO_component: GO:0005634 - nucleus [Evidence IDA] [PMID 9624177]; GO_component: GO:0005886 - plasma membrane [Evidence IDA] [PMID 9624177]; GO_function: GO:0016308 - 1-phosphatidylinositol-4-phosphate 5-kinase activity [Evidence IEA]; GO_function: GO:0016308 - 1-phosphatidylinositol-4-phosphate 5-kinase activity [Evidence IDA] [PMID 9624177]; GO_function: GO:0016308 - 1-phosphatidylinositol-4-phosphate 5-kinase activity [Evidence IDA] [PMID 9624178]; GO_function: GO:0005524 - ATP binding [Evidence IEA]; GO_function: GO:0016301 - kinase activity [Evidence IEA]; GO_function: GO:0000166 - nucleotide binding [Evidence IEA]; GO_function: GO:0016307 - phosphatidylinositol phosphate kinase activity [Evidence IEA]; GO_function: GO:0016740 - transferase activity [Evidence IEA]; GO_process: GO:0031321 - ascospore-type prospore assembly [Evidence IGI] [PMID 19502581]; GO_process: GO:0046488 - phosphatidylinositol metabolic process [Evidence IEA]; GO_process: GO:0046854 - phosphatidylinositol phosphorylation [Evidence IDA] [PMID 9624177]; GO_process: GO:0046854 - phosphatidylinositol phosphorylation [Evidence IDA] [PMID 9624178]; GO_process: GO:0016310 - phosphorylation [Evidence IEA]) gives rise to the protein MRTTIFFDGVYRCVRTSLAPGVSHTSSPTIHAVAGGTVEGHSQDLFNTIRKRQGIRTSDYLSAFDLNSAAIAIKSPGRSGSDLFYTEDGKYIIKTIPSSEHKVLIDLLPSYVKHLERHKNSLLPVFLGHYTHENNGKRTHFVVMKNLFSGHSQVDRVYDLKGSTYNRAVDENTDNVGRFVYKDIEWMKHKEAIHMNDEERTKVVIQMMNDVAFLKRNNIFDYSMLVGKYDKSRKSVMGIIDILRPYNKPQALKRTALGLLHDPTTLSCMRPDDYAARFFNFMESTVVPTVSTGRVSRHHQH